In Sciurus carolinensis chromosome 17, mSciCar1.2, whole genome shotgun sequence, one genomic interval encodes:
- the Prr22 gene encoding proline-rich protein 22 gives MHCSRSRPPSQPGPEGLASAARGQDHEVARQEVQPAPGTVRAPARRPSCGAERGAAGEERTGTAVCLPQEGFSPRGLESAEGLGSQPAPAGPEPAPAVAASNLLYQPLNPEKEAFPAPPAGFQMAPCGCFFDPRIYRIEWATTDFGQSSLYKLAVAGGPASSGGYLLEPQHYLKAPGPAPPPYPHYQPAPGGPSYLMPYFPPEGPGPEALGFTGEGGPPSLVELPPPLLKESLVPPKESKPPVPLPPEATLPPGTYGPLKGHLSQVHGSEGPTRPSEALALPAKEPQGGSGAVPGPGEAARLGTGEAKAPEAARAVVLPDQVLLEDAMKLFDCLPGGAEPEAAPREGPRPALPAGSGSGRSDDASRDIRSLHLPDELLSFDYSVPEILDTVSNVDYFFNFKALDEDPPPRQGPPAAEPAAPGPRSDPPGKKKAASAVRKGKPGAKGRQAAAAPGPLGTAPPLKQFCSLNLASPWGPGQEAVCGYGPLPPCPGKARLCSEVVRPRAWGPRERGRCRQTPAL, from the exons ATGCACTGTTCACGCAGCAGACCTCCCAGCCAGCCGGGACCCGAGGGGCTGGCCTCTGCTGCCAGAGGACAGGACCACGAGGTTGCCAGGCAGGAGGTGCAGCCGGCCCCGGGGACGGTCAGGGCCCCTGCTCGGAGGCCCAGCTGTGGAGCAGAGAGGGGTGCTGCCGGGGAGGAGAGGACGGGGACAGCGGTCTGCCTGCCCCAG GAAGGCTTCAGTCCCAGGGGCCTGGAGAGTGCCGAGGGGCTGGGCAGCCAGCCAGCGCCCGCCGGCCCCGAGCCCGCTCCTGCTGTGG CTGCCTCGAACCTACTCTATCAGCCCCTAAACCCGGAGAAAGAGGCATTTCCGGCCCCTCCAGCAG GCTTCCAGATGGCGCCGTGCGGCTGCTTCTTTGACCCCCGCATCTACCGAATCGAGTGGGCCACCACCGACTTTGGCCAGTCCTCCCTGTACAAGCTGGCGGTGGCTGGCGGCCCCGCCTCGTCGGGCGGCTACCTCCTGGAGCCCCAGCACTACCTCAAGGCCCCCGGGCCGGCCCCGCCACCGTACCCCCACTACCAGCCAGCGCCCGGGGGACCCTCGTACCTCATGCCCTACTTCCCACCAGAGGGACCTGGGCCGGAGGCCCTGGGCTTCACGGGCGAGGGCGGGCCCCCCAGCTTGGTGGAGCTGCCCCCACCGCTGCTCAAGGAGAGCCTGGTGCCCCCCAAGGAAAGCAAGCCGCCCGTCCCGCTGCCCCCTGAGGCCACGCTGCCCCCCGGCACCTACGGCCCCCTCAAGGGCCACCTCAGCCAGGTCCACGGGTCTGAGGGACCCACACGGCCCAGCGAGGCCCTGGCCCTCCCCGCCAAGGAGCCGCAGGGTGGCAGCGGGGCCGTGCCTGGCCCCGGGGAGGCGGCCCGGCTGGGGACAGGCGAGGCCAAGGCCCCAGAGGCGGCGCGGGCCGTGGTGCTGCCCGACCAGGTGCTGCTGGAGGACGCCATGAAGCTCTTCGACTGCCTGCCAGGCGGCGCGGAGCCCGAGGCCGCCCCACGCGAGGGACCCCGGCCAGCCCTGCCCGCCGGCAGTGGCAGCGGCCGCAGTGACGACGCCTCCAGGGACATCCGGTCCCTACACCTGCCCGACGAGCTGCTGTCCTTCGACTACAGCGTGCCCGAGATCCTGGACACCGTGTCCAACGTGGACTACTTTTTCAACTTCAAGGCGCTTGATGAGGACCCGCCGCCCCGCCAGGGGCCCCCTGCTGCCGAGCCCGCGGCCCCCGGCCCGCGTTCTGACCCGCCGGGGAAGAAGAAGGCGGCCTCGGCCGTCAGGAAGGGGAAGCCGGGAGCCAAGGGCAGGCAGGCCGCCGCAGCCCCGGGGCCCCTGGGAACCGCCCCCCCATTAAAACAGTTTTGCTCTCTCAACTTGGCGTCCCCTTGGGGCCCAGGTCAGGAGGCTGTGTGCGGGTACGGCCCCTTGCCCCCTTGTCCGGGGAAGGCAAGGCTGTGCTCTGAGGTGGTGAGGCCCAGAGCGTGGGGTCCTCGGGAGCGGGGACGCTGCAGGCAGACCCCCGCGTTGTAA
- the Dus3l gene encoding tRNA-dihydrouridine(47) synthase [NAD(P)(+)]-like isoform X3 — protein MGVVQGETQYLTTKEQFHQFLEAKREKLQQETEAGDPDGNDLAEPEAKRIRREDGQVEAEDGQAQQVAESPQQPLTQKRARGQNKGRPHMKPTHYDQTRLCPSLIQGSTARCFFGDRCRFLHDVGQYLETKPADLGPRCVLFETFGKCPYGVTCRFAGAHLGPEGQNLVQEELVARWADRQLVRNGLDKALQQQLRKRKVHFERAEHALRWLSQGQLPDPTPAVAVPGATAAEGTPGQSDLGAQQAPAGPNAGCPPVQTCGPLTDEDVVRLRPCEKKRLDISGKLYLAPLTTCGNLPFRRICKRFGADVTCGEMAVCTNLLQGQMSEWALLKRHQCEDIFGVQLEGAFPDTMTKCAELLGRTIEVDFVDINVGCPIDLVYKKGGGCALMNRTAKFQQIVRGMSQVLDVPLTVKLRTGVQERVNLAHRLLPELRDWGASLVTLHGRSREQRYTKLADWQYIAQCAKAASPMPLFGNGDILSYDDASRAMKTGVAGVMIARGALLKPWLFTEIKEQRHWDISSSERLDILRDFTSYGLEHWGSDTQGVEKTRRFLLEWLSFLCRYVPVGLLERLPQKVNERPPYYLGRDYLETLMASQQAADWIRISEMLLGPVPPSFVFLPKHKANAYK, from the exons ATGGGCGTGGTTCAAGGCGAGACCCA ATACCTCACCACCAAGGAACAGTTTCACCAATTCCTGGAAGCCAAAAGGGAGAAGCTCCAGCAGGAAACGGAAGCAGGAGACCCTGACGGCAATGACCTGGCTGAGCCTGAAGCCAAAAGGATCCGACGGGAGGATGGGCAGGTGGAGGCCGAGGATGGGCAGGCCCAGCAGGTGGCTGAGTCCCCACAGCAGCCACTGACCCAGAAGAGGGCCCGGGGCCAGAACAAGGGCCGACCCCACATGAAGCCCACACACTATGACCAGACCAGGCTCTGCCCCTCACTGATCCAG gggTCTACTGCAAGGTGTTTCTTTGGTGACCGCTGCCGCTTCCTGCATGACGTGGGCCAGTACCTGGAGACCAAGCCGGCCGACCTGGGCCCCCGCTGTGTGCTCTTTGAGACCTTTGGCAAGTGCCCCTACGGTGTGACGTGCCGCTTCGCTGGGGCCCACCTGGGGCCCGAGGGCCAGAACCTGGTACAGGAGGAGCTGGTAGCACGCTGGGCTGACCGCCAGCTGGTGCGCAACGGGCTGGACAAGGCCCTGCAGCAGCAGTTGCGCAAGCGTAAGGTCCACTTCGAGCGAGCTGAGCATGCCCTGCGCTGGCTGAGCCAGGGCCAGCTGCCAGACCCCACGCCCGCTGTTGCTGTCCCTGGAGCCACTGCAGCCGAGGGCACCCCAGGGCAGAGCGACCTGGGTGCCCAGCAGGCCCCAGCTGGACCCAACGCTGGCTGCCCTCCTGTGCAGACCTGCGGGCCCCTGACGGACGAGGACGTGGTCAGACTACGGCCGTGCGAGAAGAAGCGG CTGGACATCAGTGGCAAGCTGTACCTGGCCCCCCTCACCACG TGTGGAAACCTGCCCTTCCGGCGGATCTGCAAGCGCTTTGGGGCAGACGTGACGTGTGGGGAGATGGCCGTGTGCACCAACCTGCTGCAGGGCCAGATGTCCGAGTGGGCCCTGCTCAAACGCCACCAGTGTGAGGACATCTTCGGCGTCCAG CTGGAGGGCGCCTTCCCCGACACCATGACCAAGTGTGCCGAGCTGCTGGGCCGCACTATCGAGGTGGACTTCGTGGACATCAACGTGGGCTGTCCCATCGATCTCGTGTACAAGAAG GGCGGAGGCTGCGCACTCATGAACCGCACGGCCAAGTTCCAGCAGATCGTTCGCGGCATGAGCCAG GTGCTGGATGTGCCGCTGACGGTGAAGCTCCGCACGGGTGTCCAGGAGCGCGTGAACCTGGCTCACCGCCTGCTGCCCGAGCTGCGGGACTGGGGCGCTTCGCTCGTCACG CTCCACGGCCGCTCCCGGGAGCAGCGCTACACCAAGCTGGCCGACTGGCAGTACATCGCGCAGTGCGCCAAGGCAGCCAGCCCCATGCCGCTGTTTG GAAATGGGGACATCCTGTCGTACGACGATGCCAGCCGTGCCATGAAGACGGGCGTCGCTGGAGTCATGATCGCCCG TGGAGCCCTGCTGAAGCCCTGGCTGTTCACGGAGATCAAGGAGCAGCGGCACTGGGACATCTCGTCCTCTGAGCGCCTGGACATCCTGCGGGACTTCACCAGCTACGGCCTGGAGCACTGGGGCTCCGACACGCAGGGCGTGGAGAAGACCCGGCGCTTCCTGCTGGAGTGGCTGTCCTTCCTGTGCAG GTACGTGCCTGTGGGCCTGCTGGAGCGACTGCCGCAGAAGGTCAACGAGCGGCCGCCCTACTACCTGGGCCGGGACTACCTGGAGACGCTGATGGCCAGCCAGCAGGCGGCCGACTGGATCCGCATCAG TGAGATGCTCCTGGGGCCCGTGCCTCCCAGCTTCGTCTTCCTGCCCAAGCACAAGGCCAACGCCTACAAGTAG
- the Dus3l gene encoding tRNA-dihydrouridine(47) synthase [NAD(P)(+)]-like isoform X1 has protein sequence MEHMRDPEGLCTTLHNRREELSMAEEAKKTPTESGGDVSGASASERGVAPIKPQYLTTKEQFHQFLEAKREKLQQETEAGDPDGNDLAEPEAKRIRREDGQVEAEDGQAQQVAESPQQPLTQKRARGQNKGRPHMKPTHYDQTRLCPSLIQGSTARCFFGDRCRFLHDVGQYLETKPADLGPRCVLFETFGKCPYGVTCRFAGAHLGPEGQNLVQEELVARWADRQLVRNGLDKALQQQLRKRKVHFERAEHALRWLSQGQLPDPTPAVAVPGATAAEGTPGQSDLGAQQAPAGPNAGCPPVQTCGPLTDEDVVRLRPCEKKRLDISGKLYLAPLTTCGNLPFRRICKRFGADVTCGEMAVCTNLLQGQMSEWALLKRHQCEDIFGVQLEGAFPDTMTKCAELLGRTIEVDFVDINVGCPIDLVYKKGGGCALMNRTAKFQQIVRGMSQVLDVPLTVKLRTGVQERVNLAHRLLPELRDWGASLVTLHGRSREQRYTKLADWQYIAQCAKAASPMPLFGNGDILSYDDASRAMKTGVAGVMIARGALLKPWLFTEIKEQRHWDISSSERLDILRDFTSYGLEHWGSDTQGVEKTRRFLLEWLSFLCRYVPVGLLERLPQKVNERPPYYLGRDYLETLMASQQAADWIRISEMLLGPVPPSFVFLPKHKANAYK, from the exons ATGGAGCACATGCGCGACCCGGAAGGCCTGTGTACCACACTCCACAACCGGCGAGAAGAGTTGTCGATGGCGGAGGAAGCGAAGAAGACTCCAACAGAGAGTGGAGGTGACGTCTCAGGAGCCAGCGCATCGGAACGGGGAGTGGCGCCCATTAAACCTCA ATACCTCACCACCAAGGAACAGTTTCACCAATTCCTGGAAGCCAAAAGGGAGAAGCTCCAGCAGGAAACGGAAGCAGGAGACCCTGACGGCAATGACCTGGCTGAGCCTGAAGCCAAAAGGATCCGACGGGAGGATGGGCAGGTGGAGGCCGAGGATGGGCAGGCCCAGCAGGTGGCTGAGTCCCCACAGCAGCCACTGACCCAGAAGAGGGCCCGGGGCCAGAACAAGGGCCGACCCCACATGAAGCCCACACACTATGACCAGACCAGGCTCTGCCCCTCACTGATCCAG gggTCTACTGCAAGGTGTTTCTTTGGTGACCGCTGCCGCTTCCTGCATGACGTGGGCCAGTACCTGGAGACCAAGCCGGCCGACCTGGGCCCCCGCTGTGTGCTCTTTGAGACCTTTGGCAAGTGCCCCTACGGTGTGACGTGCCGCTTCGCTGGGGCCCACCTGGGGCCCGAGGGCCAGAACCTGGTACAGGAGGAGCTGGTAGCACGCTGGGCTGACCGCCAGCTGGTGCGCAACGGGCTGGACAAGGCCCTGCAGCAGCAGTTGCGCAAGCGTAAGGTCCACTTCGAGCGAGCTGAGCATGCCCTGCGCTGGCTGAGCCAGGGCCAGCTGCCAGACCCCACGCCCGCTGTTGCTGTCCCTGGAGCCACTGCAGCCGAGGGCACCCCAGGGCAGAGCGACCTGGGTGCCCAGCAGGCCCCAGCTGGACCCAACGCTGGCTGCCCTCCTGTGCAGACCTGCGGGCCCCTGACGGACGAGGACGTGGTCAGACTACGGCCGTGCGAGAAGAAGCGG CTGGACATCAGTGGCAAGCTGTACCTGGCCCCCCTCACCACG TGTGGAAACCTGCCCTTCCGGCGGATCTGCAAGCGCTTTGGGGCAGACGTGACGTGTGGGGAGATGGCCGTGTGCACCAACCTGCTGCAGGGCCAGATGTCCGAGTGGGCCCTGCTCAAACGCCACCAGTGTGAGGACATCTTCGGCGTCCAG CTGGAGGGCGCCTTCCCCGACACCATGACCAAGTGTGCCGAGCTGCTGGGCCGCACTATCGAGGTGGACTTCGTGGACATCAACGTGGGCTGTCCCATCGATCTCGTGTACAAGAAG GGCGGAGGCTGCGCACTCATGAACCGCACGGCCAAGTTCCAGCAGATCGTTCGCGGCATGAGCCAG GTGCTGGATGTGCCGCTGACGGTGAAGCTCCGCACGGGTGTCCAGGAGCGCGTGAACCTGGCTCACCGCCTGCTGCCCGAGCTGCGGGACTGGGGCGCTTCGCTCGTCACG CTCCACGGCCGCTCCCGGGAGCAGCGCTACACCAAGCTGGCCGACTGGCAGTACATCGCGCAGTGCGCCAAGGCAGCCAGCCCCATGCCGCTGTTTG GAAATGGGGACATCCTGTCGTACGACGATGCCAGCCGTGCCATGAAGACGGGCGTCGCTGGAGTCATGATCGCCCG TGGAGCCCTGCTGAAGCCCTGGCTGTTCACGGAGATCAAGGAGCAGCGGCACTGGGACATCTCGTCCTCTGAGCGCCTGGACATCCTGCGGGACTTCACCAGCTACGGCCTGGAGCACTGGGGCTCCGACACGCAGGGCGTGGAGAAGACCCGGCGCTTCCTGCTGGAGTGGCTGTCCTTCCTGTGCAG GTACGTGCCTGTGGGCCTGCTGGAGCGACTGCCGCAGAAGGTCAACGAGCGGCCGCCCTACTACCTGGGCCGGGACTACCTGGAGACGCTGATGGCCAGCCAGCAGGCGGCCGACTGGATCCGCATCAG TGAGATGCTCCTGGGGCCCGTGCCTCCCAGCTTCGTCTTCCTGCCCAAGCACAAGGCCAACGCCTACAAGTAG
- the Dus3l gene encoding tRNA-dihydrouridine(47) synthase [NAD(P)(+)]-like isoform X2 — protein sequence MEHMRDPEGLCTTLHNRREELSMAEEAKKTPTESGGDVSGASASERGVAPIKPQYLTTKEQFHQFLEAKREKLQQETEAGDPDGNDLAEPEAKRIRREDGQVEAEDGQAQQVAESPQQPLTQKRARGQNKGRPHMKPTHYDQTRLCPSLIQGSTARCFFGDRCRFLHDVGQYLETKPADLGPRCVLFETFGKCPYGVTCRFAGAHLGPEGQNLVQEELVARWADRQLVRNGLDKALQQQLRKRKVHFERAEHALRWLSQGQLPDPTPAVAVPGATAAEGTPGQSDLGAQQAPAGPNAGCPPVQTCGPLTDEDVVRLRPCEKKRCGNLPFRRICKRFGADVTCGEMAVCTNLLQGQMSEWALLKRHQCEDIFGVQLEGAFPDTMTKCAELLGRTIEVDFVDINVGCPIDLVYKKGGGCALMNRTAKFQQIVRGMSQVLDVPLTVKLRTGVQERVNLAHRLLPELRDWGASLVTLHGRSREQRYTKLADWQYIAQCAKAASPMPLFGNGDILSYDDASRAMKTGVAGVMIARGALLKPWLFTEIKEQRHWDISSSERLDILRDFTSYGLEHWGSDTQGVEKTRRFLLEWLSFLCRYVPVGLLERLPQKVNERPPYYLGRDYLETLMASQQAADWIRISEMLLGPVPPSFVFLPKHKANAYK from the exons ATGGAGCACATGCGCGACCCGGAAGGCCTGTGTACCACACTCCACAACCGGCGAGAAGAGTTGTCGATGGCGGAGGAAGCGAAGAAGACTCCAACAGAGAGTGGAGGTGACGTCTCAGGAGCCAGCGCATCGGAACGGGGAGTGGCGCCCATTAAACCTCA ATACCTCACCACCAAGGAACAGTTTCACCAATTCCTGGAAGCCAAAAGGGAGAAGCTCCAGCAGGAAACGGAAGCAGGAGACCCTGACGGCAATGACCTGGCTGAGCCTGAAGCCAAAAGGATCCGACGGGAGGATGGGCAGGTGGAGGCCGAGGATGGGCAGGCCCAGCAGGTGGCTGAGTCCCCACAGCAGCCACTGACCCAGAAGAGGGCCCGGGGCCAGAACAAGGGCCGACCCCACATGAAGCCCACACACTATGACCAGACCAGGCTCTGCCCCTCACTGATCCAG gggTCTACTGCAAGGTGTTTCTTTGGTGACCGCTGCCGCTTCCTGCATGACGTGGGCCAGTACCTGGAGACCAAGCCGGCCGACCTGGGCCCCCGCTGTGTGCTCTTTGAGACCTTTGGCAAGTGCCCCTACGGTGTGACGTGCCGCTTCGCTGGGGCCCACCTGGGGCCCGAGGGCCAGAACCTGGTACAGGAGGAGCTGGTAGCACGCTGGGCTGACCGCCAGCTGGTGCGCAACGGGCTGGACAAGGCCCTGCAGCAGCAGTTGCGCAAGCGTAAGGTCCACTTCGAGCGAGCTGAGCATGCCCTGCGCTGGCTGAGCCAGGGCCAGCTGCCAGACCCCACGCCCGCTGTTGCTGTCCCTGGAGCCACTGCAGCCGAGGGCACCCCAGGGCAGAGCGACCTGGGTGCCCAGCAGGCCCCAGCTGGACCCAACGCTGGCTGCCCTCCTGTGCAGACCTGCGGGCCCCTGACGGACGAGGACGTGGTCAGACTACGGCCGTGCGAGAAGAAGCGG TGTGGAAACCTGCCCTTCCGGCGGATCTGCAAGCGCTTTGGGGCAGACGTGACGTGTGGGGAGATGGCCGTGTGCACCAACCTGCTGCAGGGCCAGATGTCCGAGTGGGCCCTGCTCAAACGCCACCAGTGTGAGGACATCTTCGGCGTCCAG CTGGAGGGCGCCTTCCCCGACACCATGACCAAGTGTGCCGAGCTGCTGGGCCGCACTATCGAGGTGGACTTCGTGGACATCAACGTGGGCTGTCCCATCGATCTCGTGTACAAGAAG GGCGGAGGCTGCGCACTCATGAACCGCACGGCCAAGTTCCAGCAGATCGTTCGCGGCATGAGCCAG GTGCTGGATGTGCCGCTGACGGTGAAGCTCCGCACGGGTGTCCAGGAGCGCGTGAACCTGGCTCACCGCCTGCTGCCCGAGCTGCGGGACTGGGGCGCTTCGCTCGTCACG CTCCACGGCCGCTCCCGGGAGCAGCGCTACACCAAGCTGGCCGACTGGCAGTACATCGCGCAGTGCGCCAAGGCAGCCAGCCCCATGCCGCTGTTTG GAAATGGGGACATCCTGTCGTACGACGATGCCAGCCGTGCCATGAAGACGGGCGTCGCTGGAGTCATGATCGCCCG TGGAGCCCTGCTGAAGCCCTGGCTGTTCACGGAGATCAAGGAGCAGCGGCACTGGGACATCTCGTCCTCTGAGCGCCTGGACATCCTGCGGGACTTCACCAGCTACGGCCTGGAGCACTGGGGCTCCGACACGCAGGGCGTGGAGAAGACCCGGCGCTTCCTGCTGGAGTGGCTGTCCTTCCTGTGCAG GTACGTGCCTGTGGGCCTGCTGGAGCGACTGCCGCAGAAGGTCAACGAGCGGCCGCCCTACTACCTGGGCCGGGACTACCTGGAGACGCTGATGGCCAGCCAGCAGGCGGCCGACTGGATCCGCATCAG TGAGATGCTCCTGGGGCCCGTGCCTCCCAGCTTCGTCTTCCTGCCCAAGCACAAGGCCAACGCCTACAAGTAG
- the Dus3l gene encoding tRNA-dihydrouridine(47) synthase [NAD(P)(+)]-like isoform X4 gives MKPTHYDQTRLCPSLIQGSTARCFFGDRCRFLHDVGQYLETKPADLGPRCVLFETFGKCPYGVTCRFAGAHLGPEGQNLVQEELVARWADRQLVRNGLDKALQQQLRKRKVHFERAEHALRWLSQGQLPDPTPAVAVPGATAAEGTPGQSDLGAQQAPAGPNAGCPPVQTCGPLTDEDVVRLRPCEKKRLDISGKLYLAPLTTCGNLPFRRICKRFGADVTCGEMAVCTNLLQGQMSEWALLKRHQCEDIFGVQLEGAFPDTMTKCAELLGRTIEVDFVDINVGCPIDLVYKKGGGCALMNRTAKFQQIVRGMSQVLDVPLTVKLRTGVQERVNLAHRLLPELRDWGASLVTLHGRSREQRYTKLADWQYIAQCAKAASPMPLFGNGDILSYDDASRAMKTGVAGVMIARGALLKPWLFTEIKEQRHWDISSSERLDILRDFTSYGLEHWGSDTQGVEKTRRFLLEWLSFLCRYVPVGLLERLPQKVNERPPYYLGRDYLETLMASQQAADWIRISEMLLGPVPPSFVFLPKHKANAYK, from the exons ATGAAGCCCACACACTATGACCAGACCAGGCTCTGCCCCTCACTGATCCAG gggTCTACTGCAAGGTGTTTCTTTGGTGACCGCTGCCGCTTCCTGCATGACGTGGGCCAGTACCTGGAGACCAAGCCGGCCGACCTGGGCCCCCGCTGTGTGCTCTTTGAGACCTTTGGCAAGTGCCCCTACGGTGTGACGTGCCGCTTCGCTGGGGCCCACCTGGGGCCCGAGGGCCAGAACCTGGTACAGGAGGAGCTGGTAGCACGCTGGGCTGACCGCCAGCTGGTGCGCAACGGGCTGGACAAGGCCCTGCAGCAGCAGTTGCGCAAGCGTAAGGTCCACTTCGAGCGAGCTGAGCATGCCCTGCGCTGGCTGAGCCAGGGCCAGCTGCCAGACCCCACGCCCGCTGTTGCTGTCCCTGGAGCCACTGCAGCCGAGGGCACCCCAGGGCAGAGCGACCTGGGTGCCCAGCAGGCCCCAGCTGGACCCAACGCTGGCTGCCCTCCTGTGCAGACCTGCGGGCCCCTGACGGACGAGGACGTGGTCAGACTACGGCCGTGCGAGAAGAAGCGG CTGGACATCAGTGGCAAGCTGTACCTGGCCCCCCTCACCACG TGTGGAAACCTGCCCTTCCGGCGGATCTGCAAGCGCTTTGGGGCAGACGTGACGTGTGGGGAGATGGCCGTGTGCACCAACCTGCTGCAGGGCCAGATGTCCGAGTGGGCCCTGCTCAAACGCCACCAGTGTGAGGACATCTTCGGCGTCCAG CTGGAGGGCGCCTTCCCCGACACCATGACCAAGTGTGCCGAGCTGCTGGGCCGCACTATCGAGGTGGACTTCGTGGACATCAACGTGGGCTGTCCCATCGATCTCGTGTACAAGAAG GGCGGAGGCTGCGCACTCATGAACCGCACGGCCAAGTTCCAGCAGATCGTTCGCGGCATGAGCCAG GTGCTGGATGTGCCGCTGACGGTGAAGCTCCGCACGGGTGTCCAGGAGCGCGTGAACCTGGCTCACCGCCTGCTGCCCGAGCTGCGGGACTGGGGCGCTTCGCTCGTCACG CTCCACGGCCGCTCCCGGGAGCAGCGCTACACCAAGCTGGCCGACTGGCAGTACATCGCGCAGTGCGCCAAGGCAGCCAGCCCCATGCCGCTGTTTG GAAATGGGGACATCCTGTCGTACGACGATGCCAGCCGTGCCATGAAGACGGGCGTCGCTGGAGTCATGATCGCCCG TGGAGCCCTGCTGAAGCCCTGGCTGTTCACGGAGATCAAGGAGCAGCGGCACTGGGACATCTCGTCCTCTGAGCGCCTGGACATCCTGCGGGACTTCACCAGCTACGGCCTGGAGCACTGGGGCTCCGACACGCAGGGCGTGGAGAAGACCCGGCGCTTCCTGCTGGAGTGGCTGTCCTTCCTGTGCAG GTACGTGCCTGTGGGCCTGCTGGAGCGACTGCCGCAGAAGGTCAACGAGCGGCCGCCCTACTACCTGGGCCGGGACTACCTGGAGACGCTGATGGCCAGCCAGCAGGCGGCCGACTGGATCCGCATCAG TGAGATGCTCCTGGGGCCCGTGCCTCCCAGCTTCGTCTTCCTGCCCAAGCACAAGGCCAACGCCTACAAGTAG
- the Nrtn gene encoding neurturin isoform X1, producing MPAVWGAGREGSRPRMQRWKAAALASVFCSSVLSIWMCREGLLLSHRLGPALAPLRRPPRTLDARIARLAQYRALLQGAPDAVELRELTPWAGRDTGPRRRAGPRRRRARARSGTRPCGLRELEVRVSELGLGYASDETVLFRYCAGACEAAARVYDLGLRRLRQRRRVRRERVRAQPCCRPTAYEDEVSFLDVHSRYHTVRELSARECACV from the exons ATGCCTGCCGTGTGGGGTGCAGGAAGAGAAGGCTCCAG GCCGAGGATGCAGCGCTGGAAGGCGGCGGCCTTGGCCTCGGTGTTCTGCAGCTCCGTGCTATCCATCTGGATGTGTCGGGAAGGCCTGCTGCTCAGCCACCGCCTGGGACCGGCGCTGGCCCCGCTGCGCCGCCCGCCTCGCACCCTGGACGCCCGGATCGCCCGCCTGGCCCAGT ACCGTGCGCTGCTGCAGGGCGCCCCGGACGCGGTGGAGCTGCGTGAGCTGACGCCCTGGGCCGGCCGGGACACGGGTCCGCGCCGTCGGGCAGGGCCCCGGCGGCGACGCGCGCGTGCGCGGTCGGGAACGCGGCCGTGCGGGTTGCGCGAGCTCGAGGTGCGTGTGAGCGAGCTGGGCCTGGGCTACGCGTCAGACGAGACGGTGCTGTTCCGCTACTGCGCAGGCGCTTGCGAGGCGGCCGCGCGCGTCTACGACCTGGGGCTGCGGCGCCTGCGCCAGCGGCGGCGCGTGCGGAGAGAGCGGGTGCGCGCGCAGCCCTGCTGCCGTCCGACGGCCTATGAAGACGAGGTGTCCTTCCTGGACGTGCACAGCCGCTACCACACGGTGCGCGAGTTGTCTGCGCGCGAGTGCGCCTGCGTGTGA
- the Nrtn gene encoding neurturin isoform X2 — MQRWKAAALASVFCSSVLSIWMCREGLLLSHRLGPALAPLRRPPRTLDARIARLAQYRALLQGAPDAVELRELTPWAGRDTGPRRRAGPRRRRARARSGTRPCGLRELEVRVSELGLGYASDETVLFRYCAGACEAAARVYDLGLRRLRQRRRVRRERVRAQPCCRPTAYEDEVSFLDVHSRYHTVRELSARECACV; from the exons ATGCAGCGCTGGAAGGCGGCGGCCTTGGCCTCGGTGTTCTGCAGCTCCGTGCTATCCATCTGGATGTGTCGGGAAGGCCTGCTGCTCAGCCACCGCCTGGGACCGGCGCTGGCCCCGCTGCGCCGCCCGCCTCGCACCCTGGACGCCCGGATCGCCCGCCTGGCCCAGT ACCGTGCGCTGCTGCAGGGCGCCCCGGACGCGGTGGAGCTGCGTGAGCTGACGCCCTGGGCCGGCCGGGACACGGGTCCGCGCCGTCGGGCAGGGCCCCGGCGGCGACGCGCGCGTGCGCGGTCGGGAACGCGGCCGTGCGGGTTGCGCGAGCTCGAGGTGCGTGTGAGCGAGCTGGGCCTGGGCTACGCGTCAGACGAGACGGTGCTGTTCCGCTACTGCGCAGGCGCTTGCGAGGCGGCCGCGCGCGTCTACGACCTGGGGCTGCGGCGCCTGCGCCAGCGGCGGCGCGTGCGGAGAGAGCGGGTGCGCGCGCAGCCCTGCTGCCGTCCGACGGCCTATGAAGACGAGGTGTCCTTCCTGGACGTGCACAGCCGCTACCACACGGTGCGCGAGTTGTCTGCGCGCGAGTGCGCCTGCGTGTGA